From Deinococcus aquaticus, one genomic window encodes:
- a CDS encoding glycosyltransferase has translation MRIHWTPAWGRAQRPVQALLLGWLATKAAVLAVNAVTFPRLRPAPTPARGPRVSILIPARDEAHNLPRTLPGVLAQGAFEVLVLDDGSGDGTADVARRLGARVLTGEPRPDGWNGKPWACQQLLRAARSEVLIFTDADVDWHAGALGGLLSELTRSGADLLSIQPRQSNAGLGARLLTPLVDAAVLSYFPFPLTRLRHPMTSIANGQVMAFRRAALRSVGGYAPVRAEVLEDTRLAQHLGAQGFLVSTALGRACIGVRMYRTYPESVAGFSKNVLPLHFHSRPLLLLAAAGHLGAYTLPWLLRPWLRGPGWTALRVAGLLERTLVSVVAGRRAPADLAEGLLGPLTPLLALPVYHRALRRTVTWKGREYRQ, from the coding sequence ATGAGGATTCATTGGACTCCCGCGTGGGGGCGGGCGCAGCGGCCCGTGCAGGCGCTGCTGCTGGGCTGGCTGGCGACCAAGGCGGCGGTGCTGGCCGTGAACGCCGTGACCTTCCCCCGCCTGCGGCCCGCGCCCACCCCGGCCAGGGGGCCGCGCGTGTCCATCCTGATTCCCGCGCGGGACGAGGCGCACAACCTGCCGCGTACCCTGCCCGGCGTGCTGGCCCAGGGGGCCTTCGAGGTCCTGGTGCTGGACGACGGCAGCGGCGACGGGACCGCCGACGTGGCCCGCCGCCTGGGCGCGCGGGTCCTGACGGGCGAGCCCAGACCGGACGGCTGGAACGGGAAACCCTGGGCCTGCCAGCAACTGCTGCGCGCGGCGCGCAGCGAGGTGCTGATCTTCACGGACGCGGACGTGGACTGGCACGCGGGCGCGCTGGGCGGCCTGCTGAGCGAACTGACCCGTTCGGGCGCGGACCTGCTGAGCATCCAGCCCCGGCAGTCGAACGCGGGCCTGGGCGCCCGCCTGCTGACGCCCCTGGTGGACGCGGCGGTGCTGTCGTACTTCCCGTTTCCGCTGACGCGCCTGCGCCACCCCATGACTTCCATCGCCAACGGGCAGGTCATGGCGTTCCGCCGCGCCGCGCTGCGCAGCGTGGGCGGGTACGCGCCCGTCCGCGCCGAGGTGCTGGAAGACACCCGCCTCGCGCAGCACCTGGGCGCACAGGGGTTCCTGGTGTCCACGGCGCTAGGCCGCGCGTGCATCGGCGTGCGCATGTACCGCACGTACCCGGAGTCGGTGGCGGGCTTCAGCAAGAACGTCCTGCCGCTGCACTTTCACTCGCGGCCGCTGCTGCTGCTGGCCGCCGCCGGGCACCTGGGCGCGTACACCCTGCCGTGGCTGCTGCGCCCCTGGCTACGCGGCCCCGGCTGGACGGCCCTGCGCGTGGCCGGGCTGCTGGAACGCACGCTGGTCAGCGTGGTTGCCGGTCGCCGCGCCCCCGCCGACCTGGCCGAGGGCCTGCTCGGCCCCCTCACGCCGCTGCTGGCCCTGCCCGTGTACCACCGCGCCCTGCGCCGCACCGTCACCTGGAAGGGCCGCGAGTACCGGCAGTGA
- a CDS encoding phytoene desaturase family protein yields the protein MRRQPQHVAVIGAGFAGLAAALRLARAGARVTVLDALDGPGGKAALGFPEFSSGPTVVTMPQVFRALHARLDLPTPTLTAARPTTTYHGARGRVFAPEALHVAGSLDSTLAQLSPAEGRRYAALLASSRRMYLDAQDTFLFAPPPGPARLARYALTRGRRAAPLVPLRGLVRSGSFMTPFWLRFATYLGADPYRAPAVLHNIAWVELGYGVWHLRGGLLDLARTLHAQAASLGVRFEFGTRVTSLSTHGGQVLGAHTTQGAFAADAWVSAADRALTLSWLGESEKPTPRGVSGFALQLRLSEDRGQSHHIYWPAEYAREWQDIRAGRLPRDPTLYLHLDGTRAFLLVNAPPDPGLTDDPREYGAWLLARLQDRLRTGDSGPLPVQEWQALSPAEYARTAKAGALYGRAPHGLSGSLRPGWQLPHARNLAQVGGTVHPGGGVPLSILSGWNGAGQLLGLPFDDLDGRRVPGMTGTTADTWDNLTGPEF from the coding sequence GTGAGGCGGCAGCCGCAGCATGTCGCGGTGATCGGCGCGGGCTTTGCGGGCCTCGCGGCGGCGCTGCGGCTGGCGCGCGCCGGGGCGCGGGTGACGGTACTGGACGCGCTGGACGGGCCGGGCGGTAAGGCGGCGCTGGGCTTCCCGGAGTTCTCCAGCGGCCCGACGGTCGTGACCATGCCGCAGGTGTTCCGGGCGCTGCACGCGCGCCTGGACCTGCCAACGCCCACGCTGACGGCCGCGCGGCCCACCACCACGTACCACGGGGCGCGCGGCCGGGTATTCGCGCCCGAGGCGCTGCACGTGGCCGGCAGTCTGGACTCCACGCTGGCGCAACTGTCGCCCGCCGAGGGAAGGCGCTACGCGGCGCTGCTGGCCTCGTCGCGGCGCATGTACCTGGACGCGCAGGACACCTTCCTGTTCGCGCCCCCACCCGGCCCGGCCCGGCTGGCCCGCTACGCCCTGACGCGGGGACGGCGGGCCGCGCCCCTTGTCCCGCTGCGCGGCCTCGTGCGTTCCGGGTCGTTCATGACGCCGTTCTGGTTGCGGTTCGCCACGTACCTGGGCGCCGACCCGTACCGCGCGCCCGCCGTGCTGCACAACATCGCGTGGGTGGAACTCGGGTACGGCGTGTGGCACCTGCGCGGCGGCCTGCTGGACCTCGCCCGGACGCTGCACGCGCAGGCCGCCTCGCTGGGCGTGCGCTTCGAGTTCGGCACGCGCGTCACCAGCCTCAGCACGCACGGCGGTCAGGTGCTGGGCGCACACACCACGCAGGGGGCCTTCGCGGCGGACGCCTGGGTCAGCGCCGCCGACCGCGCCCTGACGCTCTCCTGGCTGGGCGAGAGCGAGAAACCCACGCCGCGCGGCGTGAGTGGCTTCGCGCTGCAACTGCGCCTCTCGGAGGACCGGGGGCAGTCGCATCACATCTACTGGCCCGCCGAGTACGCCCGCGAATGGCAGGACATCCGCGCCGGCCGCCTGCCGCGCGACCCGACGCTGTACCTGCACCTGGACGGCACGCGCGCCTTCCTGCTGGTGAACGCCCCACCGGACCCCGGCCTGACGGACGACCCGCGCGAGTACGGCGCGTGGCTCCTGGCGCGCCTCCAGGACCGCCTGCGCACCGGGGACAGCGGCCCGCTGCCCGTGCAGGAGTGGCAGGCCCTGTCGCCCGCCGAGTACGCCCGCACCGCCAAGGCCGGCGCGCTGTACGGCCGCGCCCCACACGGCCTGAGCGGCAGCCTGCGCCCCGGCTGGCAGCTGCCGCACGCCCGGAACCTCGCGCAGGTGGGCGGCACCGTCCACCCCGGCGGCGGCGTACCCCTGAGCATCCTCAGCGGCTGGAACGGCGCTGGCCAACTGCTGGGCCTCCCCTTCGACGACCTGGACGGCCGGCGCGTGCCAGGCATGACTGGCACCACAGCAGACACCTGGGACAACCTGACCGGGCCGGAATTCTGA